From a region of the Arachis ipaensis cultivar K30076 chromosome B09, Araip1.1, whole genome shotgun sequence genome:
- the LOC107615424 gene encoding uncharacterized protein LOC107615424, with protein MTGTYKTNKKKGNIPVEYECPLNILPRNIWVRIATKVASNSIHDLFNMQATCKVFLDAGSSDAVYQHATMWQIRLISFLFYLDRPERRFLDRCMEARNADVILRQGLTEYFWIDHCGIEMELLARASMEGNIELG; from the coding sequence ATGACTGGAACTTATAAGACAAACAAAAAGAAAGGAAACATACCCGTCGAGTATGAATGTCCGCTGAATATTCTGCCTCGCAATATATGGGTGAGGATTGCAACGAAGGTTGCATCGAATTCGATCCATGACCTGTTCAACATGCAGGCTACTTGCAAGGTGTTTCTTGATGCAGGTAGTTCCGACGCTGTGTACCAACATGCGACAATGTGGCAGATACGGCTAatctcctttttattttaccttgaCCGGCCTGAAAGGAGGTTTCTCGATCGCTGCATGGAAGCAAGAAATGCGGATGTTATACTCCGGCAGGGGTTGACGGAGTATTTCTGGATTGACCACTGTGGCATTGAGATGGAACTTCTTGCTAGGGCCTCGATGGAGGGCAACATCGAATTAGGTTAG